In Electrophorus electricus isolate fEleEle1 chromosome 10, fEleEle1.pri, whole genome shotgun sequence, the genomic window GACATAATACATGTGACTCACAACACAGTAACTCAACCCTGAAGAAATACCCAAAAGACAACCCACTTGCCCATAACAGCAGATGTGTTTTATGAGGTTTGGCTATTCAGCAAACATGCAACATAATGCTGATTCCGTTACAATAGCATCTCTCATGCATAGAATTTACTGATTGTGCAACAAAGGTAAAAGACTCTTGAGCAACTAGCCTACCAACAGACACAAAATGAATTAGGACAGAAAAGGACATAATGGTAATGGGGGTTACAAATTTCCATTCAGCCCTAGAATAAATTTTTAACAATGCCAAGGACTGAGAAAGAActtgaaaagcttttttctagtaataaaaaaggaaatgctTTAAGCTTGTCAGTCTTTTACCTTTACTGCTCTCCAGTTCAGGTTTGGCACTTCCACCACTGACTTGCGAAGAAGGGGAAGATTGTGTGTCCTTCTGTAGAGAGAAGGGAAGTGGAAACAAAATTAGGTTAGGAGCTCAGGCCAACTTATGTGGAAAGGCATCTCCAATGAGAACCGTACCTTCTCTCCTGCGTCTGTTCTGCGTGTTCTTTTTCATATCTCCTCCAGGCGCTggtgaaaaggggaaaaaaagaatcatgAAAAGCATCCaaaggcaataaataaataaaatcaatcagATTGCAACACTGAATGCCCTTGTCTCCTTCTCCGCAAGAGTATGTGTTTTGATACAACATGAACACAGTGCAACAATAAGTCTTCCCTAGGGACAACAGTACTGGGTTTGGAACAATAAGGCATCAAGCCAAGCTCTTTGGCAGAAACATGTGCAGACATATATAAAATCCCTCTGAAGTCCAAAAGCTGATGGGACAAAGGAACACCGAGGTGGTTCTATTGAAAGATGCTCTGTTCTAGTGGGTCTGCTggcactggagctggagctggtgcCGGTCAGATAGAGAGGCTGCCTGTGTCTGGTAAACAGAAATGCTAGGCTCCTCGCTCTGGGGCTTAAAGCAAGCCACTGAGCGCCTTTATGGTGGTGTATCGGAGTCATACTCCCCCTGTGCCAGACCCAGTAATTAGCTGCTCTTTAGGGCTACTTCTACAAAGTCATGCCAGTCCTGTGGGAGTAAGTGGATTGATGCATCATGATGGTAATGCTCCATGTttacacagaacagaaataaacatcCCTCCTCAGTGGAGGTCTAAAGGCGATATGCCAATATTGGGGCCCAGGCCAGGGGTGCCTCTGCAAGGGGCTTCTCAGTCTCCAACCTTCTTCCTGGCCagcctctcctgctcctccttctgGAAGTGCTTCTCCCGCTCCAGACGCTGCTTCTCTGCCTGCTCCAGTGCCCTCAGCTcagcctcctctctctgtaacacatgCAGTAATAACACGACAGAAATGTTGGGCTACTGCTGACCAgtgcatttcaaaacaaacatattcCTTTATGGGTTTCCACTACTTTAATTCCCCATGTAATGTATGTATACCTCAGATACACATAAGATTGAATTTGAGtttatgtattgtattgttCACCATGTTGAACACAAGGTGGTGCCAGTGCTGAAAAGAATAAAGACTGGCACCTCAAAGACGGCTCCATCTGCACAGATCATCCAGAGTGTAAAGgccaacaaacattttatttatggaTTTTTCTTCCTGTGCAAACTGGCAATTATAAGGTCTATGAGCAAAACACAGGCCAATTTATCCATCTGGTGCATggttgtggggtggggggggggtgttacacATAAAGGAGGTATGCTCTATCCTACTATTTCTGTCTTGGTTATCATGGTTAAATCCAATACAGAACAGAATGAATGCCCCACAAATGACTTGCATTAAAATTTACCCTTAAATCATTCCTATCTTAGGCAAAGTAGAGTTGGGAATGCCCAACACACTACGACAAACACAATTATTTTACTTCTTTtcaaacacattacatacatttatcagatgctcttatccagagcgacttacaaaagtgctgtcaattactcatagaatacattctagccagtacagtaggttaaagtcCACAAAATGGTTGCTCAGTCTTTTTAATATAATCTGCAGTTCTGACTGTTGAGAAATAAAAGTGCATGCAGACGTCACCCAGCATTCTAGTGGCTGACTGCCACTGTGGGCACAAAGTTTTTTCCTCCTCAGAACTCTCCCCAGAGCTCCACTTGGCTGGCTTCCCTAGACTGATCTGGGACCAGCTGATGACCAGAAACTCCCCAGGCCTGTACTGAAAAATGGGGTTGAGAGAGTAGGTATAGAGTGGGCTGAAAGGCAGCAGAGGTGAACTGAACCTGTCTGTGGAGCCGCTGGTTCTCCTCCTGTTGggccctcactctctcctgagcctccttctcctgctgcagacGCTGAACTTCATCCCTCAGCCTCTGCTGCTCCGCCAAGagctgctcttcctcctccctccgcTCCCTCTCCTTTGCCTCTTGTGCTACCCGCTGCTCCTGCTCCAACctgccatacacacatacatacagaagcAATCAGTAAACTTGTATCATAATGGCATTCTTagcacaaagaagaaaaaaaaaaaatcagtcttttaaacaaaaaataggCTCGACTAGGAATGTCTCAGATTAGGCAATCTGTGCATGTTCCAGGCATTTATGTATGCAGGACATTATAAAGTGTACTCAGTGAAATGTGGGGAAACAGAGAGATTCTAAAAATAAGCGGATCCACAGTGGATATCGGGGCAGGGCCACTGTATCCTGGAACTCTCATTACACTTGTGCCAAAGGCCTGCCTGCCTCATAAACACCATCACAAACAACTGAACTGGCCTTCTTTAAACATCAACAGCTCCTCACCACAGGCAAATCACACACCACTGAAGGACAACTTATTCTGCTACATAGCACAGCTTTAATATAAGGCCTCACATGCAAACTAGTTTTTTCCtagatcagatttttttttaagcacaaTTTAAACTgagctttattattattattattattattattattattattattattattattattattattattattattattattattattattattattattataaccaTCATTGTGCATGCTGTTGAGAGAAAATGTGGGAGCATGCAATGCCAAATGTTCAAATCTAAACACCTGGACATGCTGTAAAGTGTGTCCTTTACTGGAACCTGAAAAAACCTTGAAAGTCATGGTATCTCATGGAAGTGTGCTGCGAGGctaaggcagtgtgtgtgttctcagactCTGATGCTCACCTCTCCCTTTCCTCCTGATACCGACGCTCCTGTTCCTCCCGCTCCCTCTGCTCACGTGCCTGCCGTCTCTTCTCAGCCAGGATGCGGGCAGCCTCCTCTGGATCGTTGGTTCCAGCCATGGGCTTGGCAGGAGAATGGGATGAAGAGGTTACAGGAATGCTGGAATTGGTACGGGAGTGCTCAGAAACAAAGGACATCTCCTCCTTGACTGGAGCACTGGGGCAGGGAGGGGTGTCAGGGGCAGCAGACAAAACATCTGCAGGTACAGGAGAGGAGGCTGGatgagagaacaagagagatatgagagagtgaaaaaagggagagagagagagagaatattataCAAATTGaaagtgcaaaagaaaaacaattcaCCATTAAGTGGGAAAGGCATTCCTTAAGGCAGGGATCTGGGTCTCCTGCTGGAATGAACGGGAGCTGAGTGGTAGTTAGTAAATGGTACAGTCATTAGTATATGATTCAGTTATTACTACAGCTACCAGGGCTGGAGCAGATACAGCCATTCTCTTAACGAGCTGCCTACACTCTTGAGCCTAATTAACAGCCATATAATCCACTTGTATTGTAGcttctgtaacacacacacacacacacacacacacacacacacacacacacaccccatttattcatttttgtagcCTGTAGCTGTGTGATTAAAGTCCAATGCAGCAAACTAAATCTAATACAAAAGCTAAGAAAAGTGGATGATGTAGCCAGAACACACTGATGCAATAATGCTCCAGTAATGAAGATAATTCTAATTACAGCAGTCAGTCCAGAGCTGAGGTAAAGATAACACTCACTGCACGCATCATTTGGAATGGCTGGGTCGTTGTTGTCTTGGGCTTGCTCAGCAGAGGTGGGTGCATTGGTGTCCCCCTCCACCCAGACAGGTGTCTTGGCCCTCTTAATCTGTGCCTTCAGGGTGCTGGGGCTGGCCTTGGCTGATGAGGGTCTGAGGGAATCTGCAGGGTTGGATGAGGCAGGCCTACCTCTGGACGTGACGGGAGAGGCGGCCCTGCCTTTGGGCGTGACGGGAGAGGCGGCCCTGCCTTTGGGCGTGACGGGAGAGGCGGCCCTGCCTTTGGGCGTGACGGGAGAGGCGGCCCTGCCTTTGGGCGTGACGGGAGAGGCGGCCCTGCCTTTGGGCGTGACGGGAGAGGCCGCCCTGCCTTTGGGCGTGACGGGAGAGGCCGCCCTGCCTTTGGGCGTGACGGGAGAGGCCGCCCTGCCTTTGGGCGTGATGGGAGAGGCCGCCCTGCCTTTGGGCGTGACGGGAGAGGCCGCCCTGCCTTTGGGCGTGACGGGAGAGGCCGCCCTGCCTTTGGGCGTGACGGGAGAGGCCGCCCTGCCTTTGGGCGTGACGGGAGAGGCCGCCCTGCCTTTGGGCGTGACGGGAGAGGCCGCCCTGCCTTTGGGCGTGATGGGAGAAGATGCCTGTTGCTTCGATAAGGGGCTAGGGCTGGaaacaggagagaaggaggcCTTAAAATATCTGCATCCCATCATGACAACTGAGTAGATGTACTTAACCTAATGATTTTAATGGTGAGTTCTTTATTCAATGTCACAGTCTTCTATGCAGTATGGTGATGACGGGTTCGTCATCACAGTTACAATATTACAAAAGGTAAAATAACAGTTAGCAAATTAGAAACGAGTCCTTCAGTTAGGTGTGCGTTACCTGGGCTCAGCTTTGCTTCTTATAGGCGGTATGGACTGTCTCTTCTTCAGCACCTTCTCTTTGGTGATGGCATTcttctccttttcattttc contains:
- the map7d1a gene encoding LOW QUALITY PROTEIN: MAP7 domain-containing protein 1a (The sequence of the model RefSeq protein was modified relative to this genomic sequence to represent the inferred CDS: substituted 1 base at 1 genomic stop codon), which encodes MECKDLDTDLSRNGLLPTETHVTSPEVNPTIANREEVKTLSKTDSCTPIKKESRDLTSKPPVTPSPESNTSTQPKKEAVKSEDRQKLAKERREQRAKYFAAKKSEWLEKEERARQLREQQLQERRRRLEEQRLKAERRRAALEERQRQKLEKNKERYEAAIQRSAKKTWVEIRQQRWSWAGRLSANSSQSQSRCSVSAVNLPKHVDSVLNKRLSKSSATLWNSPSRTRRLELSPWESSIVDRLMTPTLSFLARSRSAASVLSSGKDSQSPVCPRSASASPLTACSQRSHRCSERWRVTISTPDITQRQRRGDSTPMDKKKKERENEKEKNAITKEKVLKKRQSIPPIRSKAEPSPSPLSKQQASSPITPKGRAASPVTPKGRAASPVTPKGRAASPVTPKGRAASPVTPKGRAASPVTPKGRAASPITPKGRAASPVTPKGRAASPVTPKGRAASPVTPKGRAASPVTPKGRAASPVTPKGRAASPVTPKGRAASPVTPKGRAASPVTSRGRPASSNPADSLRPSSAKASPSTLKAQIKRAKTPVWVEGDTNAPTSAEQAQDNNDPAIPNDACTSSPVPADVLSAAPDTPPCPSAPVKEEMSFVSEHSRTNSSIPVTSSSHSPAKPMAGTNDPEEAARILAEKRRQAREQREREEQERRYQEERERLEQEQRVAQEAKERERREEEEQLLAEQQRLRDEVQRLQQEKEAQERVRAQQEENQRLHRQREEAELRALEQAEKQRLEREKHFQKEEQERLARKKRLEEIXKRTRRTDAGEKKDTQSSPSSQVSGGSAKPELESSKASGDSHPNTELKKESHSQTGMKEGSSVFVMNGIQPSQHENGLSSIGEASPYKEIFQLSNQNNTNSSGQEKSDTNIPDEPIVAFDGGSSFLKKAGPNKASACCRGALSLSWMEAHLPSAQLPNLVSVMKHRLTRPVPNQSLTAV